Proteins found in one Thermaerobacter subterraneus DSM 13965 genomic segment:
- a CDS encoding YwhD family protein, which yields MRLQLVGTRPGPHSHLGGLAAILVDGDRATVSPGALHAKSPVEQGVRWVDDPAQVPGARQYWVVWIAQGGAGGRGVRGAVASPMWIDRQAMVGYKHLARHVNDMSRALKGVIDLEGLSDAQRRAVGEAIRARAPQVWEATDPAVRAALGGEPAGTVGPAEGGPTSRDGAAPGDRDAATS from the coding sequence GTGCGGCTGCAGCTGGTAGGAACCCGGCCGGGGCCCCACAGCCATCTGGGGGGCCTGGCCGCCATCCTGGTGGACGGCGACCGGGCCACGGTGTCGCCGGGTGCCCTGCACGCCAAATCGCCGGTCGAGCAGGGGGTACGCTGGGTGGACGATCCGGCCCAGGTGCCCGGGGCCCGCCAGTACTGGGTGGTCTGGATCGCCCAGGGCGGCGCCGGCGGGCGCGGGGTGCGGGGCGCCGTGGCCAGTCCTATGTGGATCGACCGGCAGGCCATGGTGGGGTACAAGCACCTGGCGCGTCACGTCAACGACATGTCCCGGGCCCTTAAAGGGGTGATCGACCTGGAGGGGCTTTCGGACGCCCAGCGGCGGGCGGTGGGGGAGGCCATCCGCGCCCGGGCGCCCCAGGTTTGGGAGGCGACGGACCCCGCCGTCCGGGCCGCTCTTGGCGGTGAGCCGGCTGGCACGGTGGGGCCGGCTGAAGGCGGCCCGACCAGCCGGGACGGTGCCGCCCCCGGGGACCGTGACGCCGCCACCTCCTGA
- the ytxC gene encoding putative sporulation protein YtxC: MFRDWRARVVRAIVAFIHDEHRWHLMQRLVARRYAHLAPDERHQALAYARRHLATAPARDGQLRYQLSRQVAAYVEGAGLLLVDGFLRFRCRDYVEALELAVDRAVDEYLLDREYRDFVRLLRQFVDLQVPRLDVVHVVVEPSGAFTMTDEQGRAVSLPPGEAWVAGPGEGVAPDPGDALVSALVTVAARRFVVHLRRRNQGLGGDTRDMLEQVFGNRVEVCTGCTRCRPRQRRPAAPAPPIR, from the coding sequence TTGTTCCGCGACTGGCGCGCCCGGGTGGTGCGGGCCATCGTGGCCTTCATCCACGACGAGCACCGCTGGCACCTGATGCAGCGGCTGGTCGCCCGCCGCTACGCCCATCTGGCTCCCGACGAGCGGCACCAGGCCCTGGCCTACGCCCGCCGGCACCTGGCCACCGCACCGGCCCGGGACGGGCAGCTCCGCTACCAGTTGAGCCGCCAGGTGGCGGCGTACGTGGAGGGCGCCGGTTTGCTCCTGGTCGACGGGTTCCTGCGGTTCCGGTGCCGGGACTACGTGGAGGCCCTGGAGCTGGCCGTGGACCGGGCGGTGGACGAGTACCTGCTGGACCGGGAGTACCGGGACTTCGTGCGGCTGCTGCGGCAGTTCGTCGACCTGCAGGTGCCGCGGCTGGATGTGGTCCATGTGGTGGTGGAACCGTCGGGCGCCTTCACCATGACCGATGAGCAGGGGCGGGCCGTGTCCCTGCCACCGGGAGAGGCCTGGGTGGCCGGCCCGGGGGAGGGGGTGGCGCCGGATCCCGGCGACGCCCTGGTCAGTGCCCTGGTGACGGTGGCCGCCCGCCGGTTCGTGGTGCACCTGCGCCGCCGCAATCAGGGGCTGGGCGGTGACACCCGGGACATGCTGGAGCAGGTCTTCGGCAACCGTGTGGAGGTCTGCACGGGTTGCACCCGCTGCCGCCCGCGGCAGCGGCGCCCGGCGGCTCCGGCCCCGCCGATC
- a CDS encoding S1C family serine protease codes for MTEPWMDPLSQWITRAVEAVSPSVVQIARQHRRGGRRLIDAVGSGLIWRSEPGRSLILTNAHVVGRAAEVTVLLPSGKRVTGTVAGRDRLYDVAVVEIASGPLPAATLGDSRSLKPGQAVIAVGNPFGLGTTVTMGIISAVDRSLPTPQGTPLDGLIQTDAPINPGNSGGPLALLDGRVIGLTTVKLEGHGLGFAVPVHLVEAIAGQILQEGAVRHLWLGIQGYAEVIDDNWVRTFELPADRGIVITRVMPSSPAEKAGLQVFDMIVAVQGEHVDTIGDVRKRLVGRRPGDQLEVTVLRGAELFRVPVRLEEMPARRPTRDS; via the coding sequence GTGACCGAGCCCTGGATGGACCCCCTGTCCCAGTGGATCACCCGCGCGGTGGAGGCCGTGAGCCCGTCGGTGGTGCAGATCGCGCGGCAGCACCGGCGCGGCGGGCGGCGCCTCATCGACGCCGTGGGTTCCGGCCTGATCTGGCGCTCCGAGCCGGGCCGCAGCCTGATCTTGACCAATGCCCACGTGGTCGGTCGCGCGGCGGAGGTCACGGTCCTCCTGCCGTCGGGCAAGCGGGTCACCGGGACGGTGGCCGGCCGCGACCGCCTGTACGACGTGGCCGTAGTGGAGATCGCCAGCGGCCCCCTGCCGGCAGCGACGCTGGGCGATTCGCGCAGCCTGAAGCCCGGCCAGGCGGTGATCGCCGTGGGCAACCCCTTCGGCCTGGGCACCACGGTGACCATGGGGATCATCTCCGCGGTGGACCGGTCGCTTCCTACCCCGCAGGGTACGCCGCTGGACGGGCTGATCCAGACGGACGCGCCCATCAACCCGGGCAACTCGGGCGGGCCCCTGGCCCTGCTCGACGGCCGGGTCATCGGGCTCACCACGGTCAAGCTGGAGGGCCATGGCCTGGGGTTTGCCGTGCCGGTCCACCTGGTGGAGGCCATTGCCGGCCAGATCCTGCAGGAGGGGGCCGTGCGGCACCTGTGGCTGGGTATCCAGGGGTACGCCGAGGTGATCGACGACAACTGGGTGCGCACCTTCGAACTGCCGGCCGACCGGGGCATCGTCATCACCCGGGTGATGCCCTCCAGCCCGGCGGAGAAGGCCGGCCTGCAGGTCTTCGACATGATCGTGGCGGTGCAGGGGGAACATGTGGACACCATCGGCGACGTCCGCAAGCGGCTGGTGGGCCGCCGGCCCGGCGACCAGCTGGAGGTGACGGTGCTGCGCGGCGCCGAGTTGTTCCGCGTGCCCGTCCGCCTGGAGGAGATGCCCGCCCGCCGGCCGACCCGGGACAGTTGA